In one window of Hevea brasiliensis isolate MT/VB/25A 57/8 chromosome 10, ASM3005281v1, whole genome shotgun sequence DNA:
- the LOC110640106 gene encoding uncharacterized protein LOC110640106 isoform X3: MCSHIRVLGRSSIEVSILYFFGSLQKKNGEPVAGTELNTMHSSVHNETSNAASLCDHEGCNEELCIFSPAFRISKIAGGEIANGVNFIKLFRSGEQKLHQESRTCCSEVDMQDGHVARDTLESTSGEDEKETCHKYIGDDPNTSSSMFSIDTNTVNYPSNGNSEEAGLSSEVSAIYLAMKNSKLECVDEYDQDCMSTKEDDDYGEFDDFDPYVFIKNLPELSSVVPTFRPMLLPKQTRSCPPVTLVLDLDETLVHSTLEPCDNADFTFPVNFNLQEHSVYVRCRPYLKDFLERVSTLFEIIIFTASQSIYAEQLLNVLDPKRKIFRHRVYRESCVFVEGNYLKDLSVLGRDLARVIIIDNSPQAFGFQVDNGIPIESWFDDRSDQELLLLLPFLESLVGVEDVRPIIAQKYNLRYKIAAAVYTPFYSNRGDPLERGCPWNALRFEVDRGKMCTRL; the protein is encoded by the exons ATGTG CTCTCACATTAGAGTTTTGGGGAGGAGTAGCATTGAAGTCagcattttgtattttt TTGGCAGTCTTCAAAAGAAAAATGGGGAGCCTGTTGCAGGTACAGAATTGAATACTATGCACAGCTCAGTGCATAATGAGACATCTAATGCTGCTTCTTTGTGTGATCATGAG GGTTGTAATGAGGAACTATGCATATTTTCCCCTGCTTTTCGCATTTCTAAAATTGCTGGAGGTGAAATTGCCAATGGAG TCAACTTCATCAAATTGTTTCGAAGTGGGGAACAGAAATTACACCAGGAGAGTAGAACATGCTGCTCAGAAGTTGATATGCAGGATGGCCACGTTGCTCGAGACACTTTAGAATCTACATCTGGAGAAGATGAGAAGGAGACATGCCATAAGTACATAGGAGATGATCCAAACACATCATCCTCAATGTTTTCTATAGATACAAATACTGTGAATTATCCTTCTAATGGAAATTCAGAAGAAGCTGGCCTTTCATCTGAAGTTTCAGCTATATATCTTGCCATGAAGAATTCAAAATTGGAATGTGTTGATGAGTATGATCAAGATTGCATGTCAACTAAGGAGGATGATGACTATGGGGAATTTGATGACTTTGAtccttatgtatttataaagaacTTGCCTGAGTTGTCATCAGTAGTTCCCACATTTCGGCCAATGCTGCTACCTAAACAGACGCGGAGCTGCCCTCCTGTTACTCTTGTTTTAGACTTGGATG AGACTTTGGTGCATTCCACACTAGAACCTTGTGACAATGCAGACTTCACATTTCCTGTGAACTTTAACCTCCAGGAGCATTCAGTCTATGTTCGATGCCGTCCTTACCTCAAAGATTTTTTGGAGAGAGTTTCCACTCTTTTTGAAATCATCATATTTACAGCTAGTCAAAGTATTTATGCAGAGCAGCTACTAAATGTGCTTGATCCAAAGAGGAAGATATTCCGCCATCGTGTTTACCGTGAATCTTGTGTTTTTGTGGAGGGGAACTACCTCAAAGATTTGTCAGTTCTTGGCCGAGATTTGGCACGTGTTATTATAATCGATAACTCTCCTCAG GCATTTGGGTTCCAGGTGGACAATGGTATACCAATTGAGAGCTGGTTTGATGATCGTTCAGATCAAGAATTGCTTTTACTGCTTCCATTTTTGGAGAGCTTAGTTGGGGTTGAAGATGTTAGGCCAATAATTGCTCAGAAATACAATCTGCGGTACAAAATTGCTGCAGCTGTGTATACTCCTTTTTATTCAAATAGAGGAGATCCCTTGGAAAG AGGATGTCCTTGGAATGCTTTGAGATTTGAAGTAGATAGAGGGAAGATGTGTACACGGTTGTAA
- the LOC110640106 gene encoding uncharacterized protein LOC110640106 isoform X4, whose product MYKLIRKKLQSSLHLQLESKNVGCNEELCIFSPAFRISKIAGGEIANGVNFIKLFRSGEQKLHQESRTCCSEVDMQDGHVARDTLESTSGEDEKETCHKYIGDDPNTSSSMFSIDTNTVNYPSNGNSEEAGLSSEVSAIYLAMKNSKLECVDEYDQDCMSTKEDDDYGEFDDFDPYVFIKNLPELSSVVPTFRPMLLPKQTRSCPPVTLVLDLDETLVHSTLEPCDNADFTFPVNFNLQEHSVYVRCRPYLKDFLERVSTLFEIIIFTASQSIYAEQLLNVLDPKRKIFRHRVYRESCVFVEGNYLKDLSVLGRDLARVIIIDNSPQAFGFQVDNGIPIESWFDDRSDQELLLLLPFLESLVGVEDVRPIIAQKYNLRYKIAAAVYTPFYSNRGDPLERGCPWNALRFEVDRGKMCTRL is encoded by the exons ATGTACAAGCTAATCAGAAAAAAGTTACAGAGCTCATTACATCTTCAGTTAGAAAGCAAAAATGTG GGTTGTAATGAGGAACTATGCATATTTTCCCCTGCTTTTCGCATTTCTAAAATTGCTGGAGGTGAAATTGCCAATGGAG TCAACTTCATCAAATTGTTTCGAAGTGGGGAACAGAAATTACACCAGGAGAGTAGAACATGCTGCTCAGAAGTTGATATGCAGGATGGCCACGTTGCTCGAGACACTTTAGAATCTACATCTGGAGAAGATGAGAAGGAGACATGCCATAAGTACATAGGAGATGATCCAAACACATCATCCTCAATGTTTTCTATAGATACAAATACTGTGAATTATCCTTCTAATGGAAATTCAGAAGAAGCTGGCCTTTCATCTGAAGTTTCAGCTATATATCTTGCCATGAAGAATTCAAAATTGGAATGTGTTGATGAGTATGATCAAGATTGCATGTCAACTAAGGAGGATGATGACTATGGGGAATTTGATGACTTTGAtccttatgtatttataaagaacTTGCCTGAGTTGTCATCAGTAGTTCCCACATTTCGGCCAATGCTGCTACCTAAACAGACGCGGAGCTGCCCTCCTGTTACTCTTGTTTTAGACTTGGATG AGACTTTGGTGCATTCCACACTAGAACCTTGTGACAATGCAGACTTCACATTTCCTGTGAACTTTAACCTCCAGGAGCATTCAGTCTATGTTCGATGCCGTCCTTACCTCAAAGATTTTTTGGAGAGAGTTTCCACTCTTTTTGAAATCATCATATTTACAGCTAGTCAAAGTATTTATGCAGAGCAGCTACTAAATGTGCTTGATCCAAAGAGGAAGATATTCCGCCATCGTGTTTACCGTGAATCTTGTGTTTTTGTGGAGGGGAACTACCTCAAAGATTTGTCAGTTCTTGGCCGAGATTTGGCACGTGTTATTATAATCGATAACTCTCCTCAG GCATTTGGGTTCCAGGTGGACAATGGTATACCAATTGAGAGCTGGTTTGATGATCGTTCAGATCAAGAATTGCTTTTACTGCTTCCATTTTTGGAGAGCTTAGTTGGGGTTGAAGATGTTAGGCCAATAATTGCTCAGAAATACAATCTGCGGTACAAAATTGCTGCAGCTGTGTATACTCCTTTTTATTCAAATAGAGGAGATCCCTTGGAAAG AGGATGTCCTTGGAATGCTTTGAGATTTGAAGTAGATAGAGGGAAGATGTGTACACGGTTGTAA
- the LOC110640106 gene encoding uncharacterized protein LOC110640106 isoform X2 — protein MRTKKKISGRTTSRELGSPRISRTQMKASDNVQANQKKVTELITSSVRKQKCVGSLQKKNGEPVAGTELNTMHSSVHNETSNAASLCDHEGCNEELCIFSPAFRISKIAGGEIANGVNFIKLFRSGEQKLHQESRTCCSEVDMQDGHVARDTLESTSGEDEKETCHKYIGDDPNTSSSMFSIDTNTVNYPSNGNSEEAGLSSEVSAIYLAMKNSKLECVDEYDQDCMSTKEDDDYGEFDDFDPYVFIKNLPELSSVVPTFRPMLLPKQTRSCPPVTLVLDLDETLVHSTLEPCDNADFTFPVNFNLQEHSVYVRCRPYLKDFLERVSTLFEIIIFTASQSIYAEQLLNVLDPKRKIFRHRVYRESCVFVEGNYLKDLSVLGRDLARVIIIDNSPQAFGFQVDNGIPIESWFDDRSDQELLLLLPFLESLVGVEDVRPIIAQKYNLRYKIAAAVYTPFYSNRGDPLERL, from the exons ATGCGAACCAAGAAAAAAATTTCTGGAAGAACTACTTCAAGAGAACTTGGCAGTCCCAGGATTTCCAGAACTCAGATGAAAGCTTCTGATAATGTACAAGCTAATCAGAAAAAAGTTACAGAGCTCATTACATCTTCAGTTAGAAAGCAAAAATGTG TTGGCAGTCTTCAAAAGAAAAATGGGGAGCCTGTTGCAGGTACAGAATTGAATACTATGCACAGCTCAGTGCATAATGAGACATCTAATGCTGCTTCTTTGTGTGATCATGAG GGTTGTAATGAGGAACTATGCATATTTTCCCCTGCTTTTCGCATTTCTAAAATTGCTGGAGGTGAAATTGCCAATGGAG TCAACTTCATCAAATTGTTTCGAAGTGGGGAACAGAAATTACACCAGGAGAGTAGAACATGCTGCTCAGAAGTTGATATGCAGGATGGCCACGTTGCTCGAGACACTTTAGAATCTACATCTGGAGAAGATGAGAAGGAGACATGCCATAAGTACATAGGAGATGATCCAAACACATCATCCTCAATGTTTTCTATAGATACAAATACTGTGAATTATCCTTCTAATGGAAATTCAGAAGAAGCTGGCCTTTCATCTGAAGTTTCAGCTATATATCTTGCCATGAAGAATTCAAAATTGGAATGTGTTGATGAGTATGATCAAGATTGCATGTCAACTAAGGAGGATGATGACTATGGGGAATTTGATGACTTTGAtccttatgtatttataaagaacTTGCCTGAGTTGTCATCAGTAGTTCCCACATTTCGGCCAATGCTGCTACCTAAACAGACGCGGAGCTGCCCTCCTGTTACTCTTGTTTTAGACTTGGATG AGACTTTGGTGCATTCCACACTAGAACCTTGTGACAATGCAGACTTCACATTTCCTGTGAACTTTAACCTCCAGGAGCATTCAGTCTATGTTCGATGCCGTCCTTACCTCAAAGATTTTTTGGAGAGAGTTTCCACTCTTTTTGAAATCATCATATTTACAGCTAGTCAAAGTATTTATGCAGAGCAGCTACTAAATGTGCTTGATCCAAAGAGGAAGATATTCCGCCATCGTGTTTACCGTGAATCTTGTGTTTTTGTGGAGGGGAACTACCTCAAAGATTTGTCAGTTCTTGGCCGAGATTTGGCACGTGTTATTATAATCGATAACTCTCCTCAG GCATTTGGGTTCCAGGTGGACAATGGTATACCAATTGAGAGCTGGTTTGATGATCGTTCAGATCAAGAATTGCTTTTACTGCTTCCATTTTTGGAGAGCTTAGTTGGGGTTGAAGATGTTAGGCCAATAATTGCTCAGAAATACAATCTGCGGTACAAAATTGCTGCAGCTGTGTATACTCCTTTTTATTCAAATAGAGGAGATCCCTTGGAAAG
- the LOC110640106 gene encoding uncharacterized protein LOC110640106 isoform X1, translating to MRTKKKISGRTTSRELGSPRISRTQMKASDNVQANQKKVTELITSSVRKQKCVGSLQKKNGEPVAGTELNTMHSSVHNETSNAASLCDHEGCNEELCIFSPAFRISKIAGGEIANGVNFIKLFRSGEQKLHQESRTCCSEVDMQDGHVARDTLESTSGEDEKETCHKYIGDDPNTSSSMFSIDTNTVNYPSNGNSEEAGLSSEVSAIYLAMKNSKLECVDEYDQDCMSTKEDDDYGEFDDFDPYVFIKNLPELSSVVPTFRPMLLPKQTRSCPPVTLVLDLDETLVHSTLEPCDNADFTFPVNFNLQEHSVYVRCRPYLKDFLERVSTLFEIIIFTASQSIYAEQLLNVLDPKRKIFRHRVYRESCVFVEGNYLKDLSVLGRDLARVIIIDNSPQAFGFQVDNGIPIESWFDDRSDQELLLLLPFLESLVGVEDVRPIIAQKYNLRYKIAAAVYTPFYSNRGDPLERGCPWNALRFEVDRGKMCTRL from the exons ATGCGAACCAAGAAAAAAATTTCTGGAAGAACTACTTCAAGAGAACTTGGCAGTCCCAGGATTTCCAGAACTCAGATGAAAGCTTCTGATAATGTACAAGCTAATCAGAAAAAAGTTACAGAGCTCATTACATCTTCAGTTAGAAAGCAAAAATGTG TTGGCAGTCTTCAAAAGAAAAATGGGGAGCCTGTTGCAGGTACAGAATTGAATACTATGCACAGCTCAGTGCATAATGAGACATCTAATGCTGCTTCTTTGTGTGATCATGAG GGTTGTAATGAGGAACTATGCATATTTTCCCCTGCTTTTCGCATTTCTAAAATTGCTGGAGGTGAAATTGCCAATGGAG TCAACTTCATCAAATTGTTTCGAAGTGGGGAACAGAAATTACACCAGGAGAGTAGAACATGCTGCTCAGAAGTTGATATGCAGGATGGCCACGTTGCTCGAGACACTTTAGAATCTACATCTGGAGAAGATGAGAAGGAGACATGCCATAAGTACATAGGAGATGATCCAAACACATCATCCTCAATGTTTTCTATAGATACAAATACTGTGAATTATCCTTCTAATGGAAATTCAGAAGAAGCTGGCCTTTCATCTGAAGTTTCAGCTATATATCTTGCCATGAAGAATTCAAAATTGGAATGTGTTGATGAGTATGATCAAGATTGCATGTCAACTAAGGAGGATGATGACTATGGGGAATTTGATGACTTTGAtccttatgtatttataaagaacTTGCCTGAGTTGTCATCAGTAGTTCCCACATTTCGGCCAATGCTGCTACCTAAACAGACGCGGAGCTGCCCTCCTGTTACTCTTGTTTTAGACTTGGATG AGACTTTGGTGCATTCCACACTAGAACCTTGTGACAATGCAGACTTCACATTTCCTGTGAACTTTAACCTCCAGGAGCATTCAGTCTATGTTCGATGCCGTCCTTACCTCAAAGATTTTTTGGAGAGAGTTTCCACTCTTTTTGAAATCATCATATTTACAGCTAGTCAAAGTATTTATGCAGAGCAGCTACTAAATGTGCTTGATCCAAAGAGGAAGATATTCCGCCATCGTGTTTACCGTGAATCTTGTGTTTTTGTGGAGGGGAACTACCTCAAAGATTTGTCAGTTCTTGGCCGAGATTTGGCACGTGTTATTATAATCGATAACTCTCCTCAG GCATTTGGGTTCCAGGTGGACAATGGTATACCAATTGAGAGCTGGTTTGATGATCGTTCAGATCAAGAATTGCTTTTACTGCTTCCATTTTTGGAGAGCTTAGTTGGGGTTGAAGATGTTAGGCCAATAATTGCTCAGAAATACAATCTGCGGTACAAAATTGCTGCAGCTGTGTATACTCCTTTTTATTCAAATAGAGGAGATCCCTTGGAAAG AGGATGTCCTTGGAATGCTTTGAGATTTGAAGTAGATAGAGGGAAGATGTGTACACGGTTGTAA